TGGAGACCGGATACTGCGACAGTTGCGCGAGGATTTCGCTCATCGGACGGTTGAGATCGACGCGCACCGCTTCGCCCTCGCCTGCGCGACGCAGCGCTTCGGGAATGTATTTGCCGGGGTTGCTTTCGAGCTTCTCGATCCAGATACCGTCGCGGTTGATTTTGGCTTTGATATTGCGGTCTGCCGAACAGGAGACGCCCATCCCCACCGGACAGGACGCGCCGTGGCGCGGCAGGCGGATAACACGGATATCGTGCGCGAAATATTTACCGCCGAACTGCGCGCCAAGGCCTAAATTGCGCGCCTCCTGCAGCAGCTCTTCTTCCAGCTGAACATCGCGGAACGCCTGGCCGTGTTCGTTACCTTCGGTCGGCAGGCCGTCGTAATATTTGGTCGAGGCGAGTTTAACGGTTTTCAGCGTCGCTTCCGCCGACGTGCCGCCAATCACAAACGCCACGTGGTATGGCGGGCAGGCCGCGGTGCCGAGCGTGCGCATTTTCTCCACCAGGTACGCTTTGAGCTTGCCGGGCGTGAGCAGCGCTTTGGTTTCCTGGTACAAGTAGGTTTTGTTCGCGGAGCCGCCGCCTTTGGCGATACACAGGAACTTATACTCATCGCCATCAACGCTGTAGAGATCGATCTGCGCCGGCAGGTTGGTGCCGGTGTTAACCTCTTTGTACATATCGAGCGCCGCGTTTTGCGAATAGCGCAGGTTATCCTGAGTATAGGTCTCGTAGACGCCCTGCGCCAGCGCGGCTTCATCGCCGCCGCCGGTCCAGACGCGCTGGCCTTTTTTGCCCATGATGATGGCGGTGCCGGTGTCCTGGCAGGTCGGCAGAATGCCTTTGGCGGCAATCTCCGAGTTGCGAAGGAATTGCAGCGCGACATATTTGTCGTTTTCGCTGGCTTCCGGGTCGCTCAGGATATCCGCCACCTGCTGCTGATGCGCCGGGCGCAGCATAAACGAGGCGTCATGGAAGGCGTGGCGGGCCAGCAGGGTCAGCGCCTGCGGCTCGACTTTCAGGATTTCCTGACCTTCAAATTCGGAAACGGAGACGTGATCGCGGGTTAACAGGTAATACTCGGTCTCGTCCTTTTTCAGTGGAAAAGGCTCTTGCCAGAAGAAGGGTTTGCCAGACATTGCACTCTCACTTACAGCTACAGTTAAGAAATTTGTCGTTCCGCCACTGAGTCCGTGTGCGGCATGAAAAAGCGAGTCGCTACATCGTACACAATTTTTTAACAAAAACTGAGACTAAACCGACTTTTTACCCAGCCGGGTTACTTCGGGGCACTTTATTGGTTTAATACCGAAAAATGTTTTCCTTCGAATACAGGGACTGATCATGCAGAAACTCATTAACTCGGTGCAAAACTACGCCTGGGGCAGCAAAACGGCGTTAACGGAACTTTATGGCGTGGCGAACCCGGAAGGCCTGCCGATGGCGGAGCTGTGGATGGGCGCTCACCCGAAAAGCAGCTCGAAAATTCAGGATGCGCAGGGCCAGACCCGCGCCCTTCGCGAGGTGATCGACGTGGATAAAACCGCCCTGCTCGGCGCGCCGGTGGCGGAGCGCTTCGGAGAACTGCCGTTCCTGTTTAAAGTGCTGTGTGCCGACCAGCCGCTCTCCATTCAGGTACACCCGCACAAGCAGGCGTCTGAAGAAGGCTTTGCACGCGAAAACGCGGCGGGCATTCCGCTCAGCGCCGCCGAGCGTAACTACAAAGATCCGAACCACAAGCCGGAGCTGGTTTTTGCACTGACCCCGTTCCTCGCCATGAACGCGTTTCGTGAGTTCTCAGAGATTGTCTCGCTGCTGCAACCGGTCGCGGGCGCGCATACCGCTATCGCGCATTTCCTAGCGGAGCCAAATGCCGACCGCCTGCGTGAGCTTTTCGCCGGGCTGCTGAATATGCAGGGCGAGGAGAAATCCCGCGCGCTGGCGGTGCTGAAAACGACCGTCGCAAGCCAGCAGGGCGAGCCGTGGGAGACTATTCGGTTTATCGCGCAGTTCTACCCGGACGACAGCGGCCTCTTCTCCCCGCTGCTGCTGAACGTGGTAAAACTGAACCCTGGCGAGGCGATGTTCCTGTTTGCCGAAACGCCGCACGCCTATTTGCAGGGCGTGGCGCTGGAGGTCATGGCCAACTCCGACAACGTGCTGCGCGCGGGTCTCACCCCAAAATATATCGATATTCCTGAGCTGGTCGCCAACGTGAAGTTTGTCGCCAAACCGGCGGGCGAACTGCTGACGCAGCCGGTGAAGCAGGAAAACGCGCTGGAGTTCCCGATTCCGGTCGAGGATTTCGCCTTCTCGCTGCACGATCTCCATTCACAGCCGCAAAGCCTCGCGCAGGAGAGCGCCGCGATCCTGTTCTGCGTTGAGGGCGAAGCGGTGCTCAGCAAAGGGGACGAGCGCTTGGCCTTAAAACCGGGCGAATCAGCTTTCGTCGCGGCCAGTGAATCGCCGGTCAGCGCAAGCGGCGTGGGCCGTCTCGCGCGCGTCTATAATAAGCTCAACTAAGTTACTGATCTTTTAAGCAAGGATTGCTAAGCTTGGTAACATCTTTACCAGTCATGCCAGACGGACCGCCGTCTGGCTTCGTTTTAAGGGAACTGAACTATGAAAAAATCACTGGTTGCCGTGGGCGTGATTGTCGCTCTCGGGGTCGTCTGGACAGGTGGTGCGTGGTACACCGGTAAGCAATTTGAAAAACATGTCGGCGAAATGGTGGCAGAAGCCAACGCGCAATTTAAGCGTAGCGCGCCGCAGGCGGGGCTTGAGCTGAGCTACCAGGATTACCAGCGCGGCCTGTTCAGCAGCCATCTGCAACTGGTGGTGAAACCGGCGGCGGGTCAGCAGGAAGCGCTGCTGAAGCCGGGCCAGAGCGTCGTACTGGAGCAGGTCGTAAGCCACGGTCCGTTCCCGCTCGCCGATCTGAAAAAACTGAATATTCTGCCGGCAATGGCGTCTGTGCACACTACGCTTGTGAACAATGACACCACCAAAGCGCTGTTCGATATGGCGAAAGGCAAATCGTTTGCCGATGTGCAGACCCGCATCGGCTATGGTGGCGCGACCTCCAGCGATATTCAGCTCCAGCCGCTCAATTACGAAGCCGCGGACGAAAAAGTTTCCTTTAGCGGCGGCGAATTCCAGCTTGATGCGGACAAAGACGGCAACGACGTGAGCCTGAAAGGCGAAGCGTCCAGCGGCCTGGTGAGCGCGGTAAATGAGTATGGTCAGCATGTGCAGTTGACTTTCAACGGCCTGAAAGCTGACGGCAACACCAAAATGACCCGCTTTAACGAGCGCGTCGGCGAGCAAAAACTGGATCTTGAAAAACTGGCGATTGCCATTGAAGGTCAGGAAATGGCGCTGCTGGAAGGCATTAGCCTGAACGGCAAATCCGACGTGGCGAAAGATGGCAAGAGCATCGACAGCCAGATGGATTACGTCATGAACAGCCTGAAAGTGCAGAATCAGGATCTGGGCAGCGGCAAGATGACGCTGAAAATCGGCAACATCGACGGCCAGGCGTGGCATCAGTTCAGCCAGCAGTATAACGAGCGCAGCCGCGCGCTGATGGCGCAGCCGGGCATTATGGATAATCCGGAGCAGTACCAGCAGCAGGCGACCGAAATCCTGCTCTCTTCCCTGCCGCTGCTGCTGAAAGGCAACCCGGTTATCACTATCGCGCCGCTGAGCTGGAAAAACGCTAAAGGCGAAAGCACCTTTAACCTGTCGCTGTTCCTGAAAGATCCGGGCCAGGCACCGGTGAGCGCGACCCAGGCCGCGCCTGCCGAACAGCTCGATCGCGTGGTGAAAAGCCTCGACAGCAAGCTGGTTATCCCGGTGGATATGGCGACCGAGATGATGACGCAGGTGGCGAAACTGGAAGGCTACCAGCAGGCCGATGCCGAGAAGCTGGCGAGCCAGCAGGTGAAAGGCCTTGCGGCGATGGGCCAGATGTTCCGTATCACCACGATGCAGGACAACAGCATCGTTACCAGCCTGCAGTACGCTAACGGCCAGGTGAATCTGAACGGGCAGAAAATGCCGCTCGCGGAATTTGTCGGCATGTTCGGCCTGCCGGGCATCACCGCGCCAGAGCCACAGACGATGCCAGCGCCCGCTGCGCCGGGTGTGACGCCGCCAGTCGCGCCGCAGCAGTAAAAAGAAAACGGCCTCTCAGGAGGCCGTTTTTTATTGCACGTTTCATCGCCGCGCCACCAGCCGCGGGCCGAGGATCAGGCTGCCGGTGGACTCATCGCCGTGCTGAATACGCTGCATCATGCGCTCGGCCACGCAGTGCCCCATTTCACGCGCGGGCGTCGTGACCCAGGTCAGGGGCACGTCATCGAGTCTCGCCTCCGGCACTTCCGCGAATGCCGCCAGCGTCACGCTGTTCTCAAAATAGCTCTCATAACCCCCTTCGCCACTCTGCCGCCCGGCACGCATCAGGCCGAACCATGCGCCCATCGCCACGGTACTGTTATGGCACAACACGGCGGTAATGGTCGGGTTAACGCGCAGCAGTTCGTTAATGGCCTCCGCCGCCTGTTTCTGCCCGGCCGGACACTCAACAATCCACTCGCTGTGAAACGGCAGGCCGTACTGTAAAAGCGTGGCGCAGTAGCCGCCGAGCCGTTCGGCGCGGGTCAGCGACGAGCTCGCCCCGCCAAGCCAGGCGATACGCTGATGGCCGCGATGAATGAGATGCTCGGTCACCAGCCGCGCCGCCTGCTGGTTGTCCGGGCGAACCGTGTCCACTTCATCGTGATGGCTGGCGCGTGAGGCGAAAAGCAGCGGTATATTGCGCGCGCGGGCCTGCGCCTGCCACGCGGTGACCTGCCCCGTGCCGCCAGCCACCACCACGCCGTCAACGCCCTGGTCGAGCAGCGTATCGAAACAGCGCTGCATTTGGGCTTCATCACGCCCGCCCTGGAGCAGAAAAAGCATTCGCCCCTGCGCTTCCAGCGCCTCGGAGAGGCCCGCGGTGAGCTCGGCGTAAAACGGCGTGGTGAGATCGCGCACGATAAGCCCAATCACCCCGCTTGGCCCGCCGCGCAGCGCCGACGCCTGCCGGTTACGCACAAATCCTAACTGCTCAATGGCCTCGTTCACCCGCTGGCCGGTGGCGCTGGAGATCCGTCCCTTACCGCTCAGCACCAACGAAACGGTAGCGACCGACACCCCCGCCGCCTGTGCGACATCATTAATAGTGATTCTTTTCGCCTGACTCATTGGCTACGCTTTTTGCTCCACAAGTGGCAGATAAAACCTTTTACCTGTCCTTCTATTATAACTGCGAGGCCTGGGTAATGTTCTGTGATTCACCGCGCATTAAACTTTGATAAAACGTTTTATCTTGCAATCCTTCGTTCAGGGGCTGGGATCATTTAATGCGAGGTGTCGTTTATGACGGCGAATACAGGTCAAAAAAATACGCTTTGGGGATTTATGCAGCAGCTCGGCAAGACGT
This sequence is a window from Cronobacter sakazakii. Protein-coding genes within it:
- a CDS encoding Mal regulon transcriptional regulator MalI — its product is MSQAKRITINDVAQAAGVSVATVSLVLSGKGRISSATGQRVNEAIEQLGFVRNRQASALRGGPSGVIGLIVRDLTTPFYAELTAGLSEALEAQGRMLFLLQGGRDEAQMQRCFDTLLDQGVDGVVVAGGTGQVTAWQAQARARNIPLLFASRASHHDEVDTVRPDNQQAARLVTEHLIHRGHQRIAWLGGASSSLTRAERLGGYCATLLQYGLPFHSEWIVECPAGQKQAAEAINELLRVNPTITAVLCHNSTVAMGAWFGLMRAGRQSGEGGYESYFENSVTLAAFAEVPEARLDDVPLTWVTTPAREMGHCVAERMMQRIQHGDESTGSLILGPRLVARR
- a CDS encoding YdgA family protein is translated as MKKSLVAVGVIVALGVVWTGGAWYTGKQFEKHVGEMVAEANAQFKRSAPQAGLELSYQDYQRGLFSSHLQLVVKPAAGQQEALLKPGQSVVLEQVVSHGPFPLADLKKLNILPAMASVHTTLVNNDTTKALFDMAKGKSFADVQTRIGYGGATSSDIQLQPLNYEAADEKVSFSGGEFQLDADKDGNDVSLKGEASSGLVSAVNEYGQHVQLTFNGLKADGNTKMTRFNERVGEQKLDLEKLAIAIEGQEMALLEGISLNGKSDVAKDGKSIDSQMDYVMNSLKVQNQDLGSGKMTLKIGNIDGQAWHQFSQQYNERSRALMAQPGIMDNPEQYQQQATEILLSSLPLLLKGNPVITIAPLSWKNAKGESTFNLSLFLKDPGQAPVSATQAAPAEQLDRVVKSLDSKLVIPVDMATEMMTQVAKLEGYQQADAEKLASQQVKGLAAMGQMFRITTMQDNSIVTSLQYANGQVNLNGQKMPLAEFVGMFGLPGITAPEPQTMPAPAAPGVTPPVAPQQ
- the manA gene encoding mannose-6-phosphate isomerase, with amino-acid sequence MQKLINSVQNYAWGSKTALTELYGVANPEGLPMAELWMGAHPKSSSKIQDAQGQTRALREVIDVDKTALLGAPVAERFGELPFLFKVLCADQPLSIQVHPHKQASEEGFARENAAGIPLSAAERNYKDPNHKPELVFALTPFLAMNAFREFSEIVSLLQPVAGAHTAIAHFLAEPNADRLRELFAGLLNMQGEEKSRALAVLKTTVASQQGEPWETIRFIAQFYPDDSGLFSPLLLNVVKLNPGEAMFLFAETPHAYLQGVALEVMANSDNVLRAGLTPKYIDIPELVANVKFVAKPAGELLTQPVKQENALEFPIPVEDFAFSLHDLHSQPQSLAQESAAILFCVEGEAVLSKGDERLALKPGESAFVAASESPVSASGVGRLARVYNKLN
- the fumA gene encoding class I fumarate hydratase FumA, translated to MSGKPFFWQEPFPLKKDETEYYLLTRDHVSVSEFEGQEILKVEPQALTLLARHAFHDASFMLRPAHQQQVADILSDPEASENDKYVALQFLRNSEIAAKGILPTCQDTGTAIIMGKKGQRVWTGGGDEAALAQGVYETYTQDNLRYSQNAALDMYKEVNTGTNLPAQIDLYSVDGDEYKFLCIAKGGGSANKTYLYQETKALLTPGKLKAYLVEKMRTLGTAACPPYHVAFVIGGTSAEATLKTVKLASTKYYDGLPTEGNEHGQAFRDVQLEEELLQEARNLGLGAQFGGKYFAHDIRVIRLPRHGASCPVGMGVSCSADRNIKAKINRDGIWIEKLESNPGKYIPEALRRAGEGEAVRVDLNRPMSEILAQLSQYPVSTRLSLSGTIIVARDIAHAKLKERIDSGAGLPQYVKDHPIYYAGPAKTPEGYASGSLGPTTAGRMDSYVDLLQANGGSMIMLAKGNRSQQVTDACKKHGGFYLGSIGGPAAVLAQNSIRHLECVEYPELGMEAIWKIEVEDFPAFILVDDKGNDFFQQIQAGQCSACLK